In the Periophthalmus magnuspinnatus isolate fPerMag1 chromosome 4, fPerMag1.2.pri, whole genome shotgun sequence genome, one interval contains:
- the srek1ip1 gene encoding protein SREK1IP1, which yields MDVPGPNKDNIRAGCKKCGYPGHLTFECRNFIRVDPQKDIVLDVSSTSTEESEDDEPLQVNERQRKGNDDRKVKNKRKKSKDRKSRKRCPSSSSSEEETPKKKKKKHRSSSDSDERSKKKKLKSHKKKSKKNKKDNSKDDKKKHKKRKHESSSSSSSSQSSDSD from the exons ATGGATGTTCCAG GACCAAATAAAGATAACATCAGAGCGGGGTGCAAGAAATGTGGATATC CGGGGCATTTGACTTTTGAGTGCCGAAATTTCATAAGAGTTGACCCTCAAAAAGACATCGTACTGGACGTGAGCAGCACcagcacagaggagagtgaagaCGATGAACCCTTGCAGGTCAATGAGAGGCAACGTAAAG GTAATGATGACCGAAAAGTAAAGAACAAACGCAAGAAGAGTAAGGATCGCAAGTCAAGAAaaag ATGCCCCTCATCTTCATCAAGTGAAGAAGAGAcgccaaaaaagaaaaagaagaaacacCGGTCCAGCTCTGACAGTGATGAGCGATCCAAGAAGAAGAAACTGAAAAGCcacaaaaagaaaagtaaaaagaacaaaaaggaCAACAGTAAAGATGACAAAAAGAAGCACAAGAAGAGGAAACATGAATCGTCCTCCTCGTCAAGTAGCAGCCAGTCCTCAGACAGTGACTGA